In Phycisphaerales bacterium, the sequence ACAACGTCACCACCATCGTCCGAGCACTCGGCGGCGACGCCCCGATCGGCGGCTGGCAGGGGAAACTCAAAGAGGCCGCCGCGGGAGACTCGAAGTGACCCAACGCGAGACCACGGTCGCCACCGAACACTCACCCGAGTCACGCTCAACCCTCCCACCGGGTGCGGTTCCAACGCGCTCCATTCTCGACGCCCGCCCCGAACACTCAGCCCAGTCACCCGTCGCGATCCACGCGATGACGATCGCGTACAACAAAAAACCCGTCCTCTGGGATGTCGACTACGACGCCCCCGTGGGAGCCCTCGTCGCGATCGTCGGGCCCAACGGCGCCGGCAAGAGCACCCTCATCAAGGGCTGCCTCGGCATCGTCCCACGCGCCTCCGGCACCGTCGAGTTCTGGGGCGAGCCGCTCGCCGACGCCCGCGCCCGCATCGGCTATGTCCCCCAGCGTGAATCCGTCGATTGGGACTTTCCGGTATCGGCGCTCGACGTCGTCTGCATGGGTCGATACCGCAAGATTGGCTGGTTCCGCCGAGTCTCGCGCCAGCACAAGGACGCCGCTCGACACGCCCTCGAGCGCGTTGGCATGGCCGACTTCGCCGACCGCCAGATCAGCCAACTCTCGGGTGGGCAGCAGCAACGCGTCTTCCTCGCTCGCGCCCTCGCCCAGGAGGCCGATCTCTACTTCATGGACGAGCCGTTCGCCGGCGTCGATGCCGCCACCGAGCGTGCGATCATCGAGGTCCTCCGCGAACTCCGCGCCCAGGGCAAGACCGTCATCTGTGTCCACCACGATCTCCAGAGCGTCCCGGAATACTTCGACCACGCGCTCCTCCTCAACATGCGCGTCGTCGCC encodes:
- a CDS encoding metal ABC transporter ATP-binding protein, which codes for MTIAYNKKPVLWDVDYDAPVGALVAIVGPNGAGKSTLIKGCLGIVPRASGTVEFWGEPLADARARIGYVPQRESVDWDFPVSALDVVCMGRYRKIGWFRRVSRQHKDAARHALERVGMADFADRQISQLSGGQQQRVFLARALAQEADLYFMDEPFAGVDAATERAIIEVLRELRAQGKTVICVHHDLQSVPEYFDHALLLNMRVVAAGPVDQVFTPQNLHRTYGGRLTLLADAAEAVAKAGVGSTGSSGGTNR